A stretch of Apostichopus japonicus isolate 1M-3 chromosome 9, ASM3797524v1, whole genome shotgun sequence DNA encodes these proteins:
- the LOC139974366 gene encoding uncharacterized protein, protein MCDVEKMFHRFHVSPEDRDYLRFLWYKGGDTKKEPLEYRMNVHLFGATSSPGCANFGMKHLSRMFEEEFSLAAPFLRQDFYVDDGVTSVKNAREAKELIKEACELCSKGNLRLHKFVSNDRSVIEDIPLSERATDVQDIDLSRDKLPVERTLGIHWNIEDDSFTFQIGLKERPDTRRGILSVVASIYDPLGFIAPFVLEGKAILQRMCKQGTSWDEPVTDELRPRWEKWKSDILNLENTNIPRCYKPLDFGPATRVELHHFSDASTDGYGMCSYLRFIREDHVYCSLVIGKARVSPTKVVTVPRLELTAAVVAVKISIKLKQELHMHIDSEYFWCDSQVVLAYINNDAKRFHVFVSNRVQFIKEHTEPNQWHYISTRENPADHASRGLCVSELLSSNWFTGPEFLWSADPVTDCSIEPMLIMGDPEVRAQSLSVQATRACDILERLSKYSNWSRLTRIVARIRRLASRETGSVSLTVEEINQACVSVVKIVQQEHFKEELQALKMQRNVSSTSKLFTLNPFIQDGMIRVGGRLRKSMLSLNEKHPVVLPKNGHMTELIIAHCHSLTKHQGRGQTINEIRRQGYWILGGSKTVATFTRKCVLCRKLRRPVEEQKMADLPEDRVEPSPPFSFCGMDCFGPFITKQNRKEFKRYGLIFTCLCSRAVHIEMVEDLSTDAFINALRCFIAIRGAVTQIRCDHGSNFIGADNELRAALKELDVNQMTAYLTQKQCNFVFNAPYSSHAGGVWERQIRSVRNVFNATIALYPGRLDDASLKCFLYEAMAIINGRPLTPANMTDPSAEPPLTPNHLITMKPTVALPPPGHFVKEDLYARRRWRRVQFLSEQFWSRWKSEYLQTLQERGKWSLSRRNLRVGDVVLVKDHDTPRMKWPFGVIVSTTASEDGLVRRAWVKVGSRDLNSKGQPRKKLSILERPIQKLVLLVEHERDLSLAHET, encoded by the coding sequence ATGTGTGATGTAGAGAAGATGTTTCATAGGTTTCACGTCAGCCCTGAAGATAGAGATTACCTGAGATTCTTGTGGTACAAGGGAGGCGATACTAAGAAGGAACCACTAGAGTACAGAATGAATGTCCACCTGTTCGGTGCCACATCATCACCTGGATGTGCCAATTTTGGTATGAAGCATCTTTCAAGAATGTTTGAAGAAGAATTTTCCTTGGCTGCCCCATTCTTACGTCAGGACTTCTATGTTGACGATGGGGTCACCAGTGTGAAGAATGCCAGAGAAGCCAAGGAACTCATCAAAGAGGCTTGTGAACTGTGCTCTAAGGGAAATCTGCGACTccacaaatttgtttcaaacgACCGCTCTGTCATCGAAGATATACCACTCAGTGAACGTGCGACAGACGTTCAGGACATTGACCTAAGCAGAGATAAGCTTCCTGTTGAGAGAACCCTTGGCATACATTGGAACATAGAAGATGACTCGTTCACATTCCAGATTGGTTTGAAAGAACGCCCTGACACCCGTCGTGGAATCTTGTCAGTAGTTGCGAGCATTTATGATCCTCTGGGATTCATTGCGCCATTTGTGCTGGAAGGGAAAGCCATTCTGCAAAGGATGTGTAAACAGGGCACTTCATGGGATGAGCCAGTCACTGATGAATTGCGTCCACGGTGGGAGAAGTGGAAGAGTGATATCCTTAACTTAGAGAACACCAACATTCCTAGATGCTACAAACCCCTTGACTTTGGGCCTGCCACCCGAGTTGAGCTGCACCATTTCTCCGATGCGAGCACTGATGGATACGGAATGTGCTCTTACCTGAGATTCATTCGAGAAGATCATGTCTACTGTTCTCTGGTGATTGGAAAGGCAAGAGTTTCTCCGACTAAGGTTGTAACAGTTCCTCGTTTGGAACTTACAGCTGCCGTAGTTGCTGTAAAGATCAGCATCAAGTTGAAGCAAGAACTACACATGCATATCGACAGTGAATATTTTTGGTGTGACTCCCAAGTTGTATTAGCTTACATCAATAATGATGCGAAGAGGTTCCATGTTTTTGTGTCAAACAGAGTACAGTTTATAAAGGAGCATACGGAACCTAACCAGTGGCACTACATCTCTACAAGAGAAAACCCTGCAGATCACGCTTCACGTGGTCTCTGTGTCTCAGAACTGCTCTCATCAAACTGGTTCACTGGTCCAGAGTTTCTTTGGAGTGCTGATCCTGTCACAGATTGCTCAATAGAACCAATGCTTATCATGGGAGATCCAGAAGTAAGAGCCCAATCTCTGAGTGTTCAAGCCACAAGAGCCTGTGATATATTGGAGAGACTATCTAAGTACTCCAACTGGAGCCGACTTACTAGGATTGTTGCCAGGATTCGACGACTTGCTAGTAGAGAGACTGGCAGTGTGTCTCTTACAGTTGAAGAAATCAATCAAGCTTGTGTCTCTGTGGTTAAGATTGTTCAGCAAGAACACTTCAAGGAAGAATTACAAGCACTGAAGATGCAACGGAATGTTTCGTCGACGAGCAAACTTTTCACCCTCAACCCTTTCATTCAAGATGGCATGATCAGAGTCGGAGGACGTTTGAGAAAGTCCATGCTCTCACTTAATGAGAAACATCCTGTAGTACTGCCTAAAAATGGACACATGACTGAATTGATCATTGCCCACTGCCACAGTCTGACCAAACACCAGGGAAGAGGTCAGACAATTAACGAAATCAGAAGACAAGGGTATTGGATCCTTGGTGGAAGTAAGACAGTAGCTACCTTCACTAGAAAGTGTGTTCTTTGCAGAAAGCTTCGACGACCTGTAGAAGAGCAGAAGATGGCAGATTTGCCAGAGGATCGTGTTGAGCCATCCCCTCCCTTTAGCTTCTGTGGTATGGACTGCTTTGGTCCTTTCATCACAAAACAGAACCGCAAGGAATTCAAGCGCTATGGGTTGATATTTACCTGCCTCTGCTCCAGAGCTGTTCACATTGAAATGGTGGAAGATCTGTCTACTGACGCATTTATTAATGCACTACGTTGCTTTATTGCCATTAGAGGTGCAGTAACACAGATAAGGTGTGATCATGGAAGCAACTTTATTGGAGCCGACAATGAGTTGAGAGCTGCCTTGAAAGAGTTAGATGTTAACCAAATGACAGCCTACCTGACTCAGAAGCAGTGTAATTTTGTATTCAATGCTCCTTATTCAAGTCATGCTGGAGGTGTATGGGAGCGCCAGATCAGATCAGTCCGGAACGTATTCAACGCTACCATAGCCTTGTACCCTGGACGCTTAGATGATGCTTCTCTGAAATGTTTTTTGTATGAAGCAATGGCAATCATTAATGGCCGACCATTAACACCAGCAAATATGACAGATCCCTCTGCTGAACCGCCTCTGACACCAAATCATCTGATTACCATGAAGCCCACCGTTGCCCTGCCACCTCCAGGACATTTTGTAAAGGAAGACCTGTATGCTAGAAGAAGATGGCGTAGAGTTCAGTTCCTCTCAGAACAGTTTTGGTCTCGATGGAAGAGCGAATACCTCCAAACCTTGcaagagagaggaaaatggagtCTTTCAAGGAGAAACCTGAGAGTCGGTGACGTTGTCCTTGTCAAGGATCATGACACTCCACGCATGAAGTGGCCCTTTGGTGTTATAGTATCAACTACTGCCAGTGAAGATGGTCTAGTGAGGAGAGCTTGGGTTAAGGTTGGGTCCAGAGATTTAAATTCAAAGGGACAACCTAGGAAAAAATTGTCCATATTGGAACGTCCTATTCAAAAACTTGTTCTCCTTGTGGAACATGAGAGAGATCTCTCTCTGGCTCATGAGACATAA
- the LOC139974367 gene encoding uncharacterized protein: MSEQGKDKHEPEGEAMDSQLEPQLSHLENQPNPQDDSEASLVRRGIRDRKLTEKAQQNLDEEIHQRNYRVEASYEKWRQRASEIRKALRKIQPLDQLLEFQSTIKKLQDSVVTSYEELRRINVPDKVTVSKVDNCCAISRELTEVLTQRRLEEIDTHQEREQIRGLKCAHPSVFGESISDQSVQSRMSVVSTISSMKAKADAEKAEKLAAAKALREEQHQKSKLLQMQMNLEEEKMKLEAMQADAAVRIAEAKCEVLSEAAEDPEDICLDKPVRLNPLAASFNPVPHYDGEPYQELSVGHALGGESINNPVSESSLAQALTSAMDRSRLPVPTPKAFSGNPIEFVTFKRSFKTLIENKGTRAEEKIYYLQQYVTGEARESIAGCFYGSNESDYQRAWETLEKRYGHPFKVQEAFRDRLDKWPKVGLRDNVALQKYADFLNSCRDAMPHVKGLSILNDCKENQKMTAKLPDWAISRWSRVVTAGLDEGHDYPTFTQFVSFVEKEARVVCNPIASFLAVKRSESACDSKFQVEKRKFSRALVTDAGKSPNRWSQHPNDDLKGGYSSSSAKPVEKPKTCPFCNGEHYLSSCTVFADKSIDERNSFIQ, from the coding sequence ATGTCTGAGCAAGGTAAAGACAAACATGAGCCTGAGGGAGAGGCTATGGATTCTCAACTAGAGCCACAGTTGAGTCACCTTGAGAATCAGCCTAACCCACAAGATGATTCAGAAGCCAGCTTAGTACGCAGAGGAATTAGAGATCGCAAGCTAACAGAAAAGGCTCAACAGAATCTTGATGAAGAAATTCATCAACGTAATTATAGAGTAGAGGCCTCATATGAGAAGTGGCGTCAGCGTGCCTCAGAGATTCGTAAGGCCCTAAGAAAGATACAGCCCCTCGACCAACTGCTTGAGTTCCAATCCACCATAAAGAAGCTTCAAGACTCAGTAGTGACTTCCTATGAAGAGCTCAGAAGGATTAATGTTCCAGACAAGGTCACTGTGTCCAAGGTCGACAATTGTTGTGCCATTTCGAGGGAACTGACAGAAGTGCTAACACAACGTAGGCTTGAAGAGATTGATACACACCAAGAAAGAGAACAAATACGAGGATTGAAATGTGCTCACCCGTCCGTATTTGGCGAGTCTATCAGTGACCAATCTGTGCAGTCTAGAATGAGTGTAGTATCCACCATTTCATCAATGAAGGCGAAGGCAGATGCAGAGAAAGCTGAGAAACTAGCTGCTGCAAAGGCCTTAAGGGAGGAGCAACATCAGAAATCAAAACTCCTTCAAATGCAAATGAatttggaagaagaaaaaatgaagtTGGAAGCTATGCAAGCAGATGCAGCTGTGAGAATTGCTGAAGCTAAGTGTGAAGTTTTGTCAGAAGCTGCTGAGGACCCAGAAGACATATGCCTTGATAAACCTGTGCGTCTGAATCCCTTGGCTGCTAGTTTTAACCCAGTTCCTCACTATGATGGTGAACCTTATCAGGAGTTATCAGTTGGTCATGCTCTCGGTGGTGAGTCAATAAATAATCCAGTTAGTGAATCCTCATTGGCACAGGCTCTGACAAGTGCCATGGACCGCAGCCGTCTACCCGTGCCAACCCCAAAGGCTTTCTCTGGAAATCCAATTGAATTTGTGACTTTCAAAAGAAGTTTCAAGACGCTCATTGAAAATAAGGGAACACGTGCAGAAGAAAAGATTTATTACCTGCAGCAATATGTGACCGGAGAGGCAAGAGAATCTATTGCTGGTTGCTTCTATGGAAGTAACGAAAGTGACTACCAAAGAGCATGGGAGACATTGGAGAAGAGATATGGTCACCCTTTCAAAGTGCAAGAAGCCTTTCGTGACAGACTGGATAAATGGCCCAAGGTTGGTCTTAGGGAcaatgttgcactgcagaaaTATGCAGACTTCCTCAACAGCTGCCGTGATGCAATGCCTCATGTGAAGGGTCTTAGCATTCTTAACGATTGCAAGGAGAATCAAAAAATGACAGCAAAGCTTCCTGACTGGGCGATAAGCCGCTGGAGTCGAGTAGTGACAGCGGGGTTAGATGAGGGTCATGACTATCCTACATTCACGCAATTCGTATCATTTGTTGAGAAGGAAGCAAGAGTTGTATGCAACCCAATTGCATCATTTTTGGCAGTTAAGAGATCAGAGTCAGCCTGTGATAGTAAATTTCAAGTGGAGAAGAGGAAATTTTCACGTGCTCTAGTCACAGATGCTGGAAAGTCTCCAAACAGATGGTCTCAACATCCTAATGATGATTTAAAGGGGGGATATTCCAGCTCCAGTGCCAAACCTGTAGAAAAGCCAAAAACATGCCCCTTTTGCAACGGAGAGCACTACCTATCATCCTGCACAGTGTTTGCTGACAAGAGTATAGATGAGAGAAACTCATTTATCCAGTAG
- the LOC139974368 gene encoding 2-iminobutanoate/2-iminopropanoate deaminase-like, which produces MAAPIPISPVVIDGKTAYLSGQLGLDPDNNFKLVPGGIEPETRQTFNNIGRVLRSQGLSYEDVVKVTVFLTDLNDFSKMNEVYRQYFPKNFPARSAFKVAGLVLNARIEIECIASFGHAVRPMSKL; this is translated from the exons ATGGCAGCTCCAATACCCATCAG CCCAGTCGTGATTGATGGAAAGACGGCATATCTTTCTGGACAGTTGGGATTGGATCCTGACAATAACTTCAAGTTAGTACCAGGAGGCATTGAACCTGAGACTCGGCAA ACGTTTAACAACATTGGCAGAGTTCTTCGAAGCCAAGGGCTGTCCTATGAAGATG TGGTGAAAGTGACAGTGTTTCTCACAGATCTCAATGACTTTTCCAAAATGAATGAAGTCTACAGACAGT ATTTTCCCAAAAACTTCCCTGCCCGTTCAGCATTTAAAGTAGCTGGCCTTGTATTG AATGCAAGAATCGAGATAGAATGCATAGCGTCATTTGGCCATGCCGTTCGACCGATGAGCAAGCTGTGA